AAACATTCTTAACGCAGCCTTAAGATGTCTAGAAATTATTCCACACATAAATAACTGTCGCTAGTCTTCTGCGATCTACAATCGCATCGTCGGTGTGAGCTTTGAGGACCGTGCACAAGCGCCTGGTTAAAGTGTTTGGTAAAGAATGGACCGGACGCCCAGCACAAGCCCCACCGGCGCCAGTCAGCCCACACAACCCGCCCAACACGAACCTATAAGTTTCGGTATTGACCAGATCCTCGGCGGTACTGACCAAGACGGTCCACAGCACACTAATAGGAGCGGTTCGGATCCAGGAAATTCCACAAGTGGAGGGAGTTATCATCTGGGCAGTCCAACCGGAGCCAGCGCGACTCCTTTCACCTCGCTGTCCGGTCCGTTCCATGGCATCGCATCATCATACGAGGAATCGAATGCGTACGGATTGAACTTGACCCTCACACCCGGAGGAGTGATACGCGTCCCGGCACACAGGCCGCTAGCTGCCGCCattcctcctcccatcaccagcGCGGTTCCCGGCCTCAGCAGCTTAAGTTTCCCATGGATGGAGAGCAGCCAGAGATTTGCCAAGGAAAGATTTGCAGGTAAATATCCGATAATATTGGACCACCTCAAAATGAACCTGGTTAACATTGATTTAATTTAAAATGTGAGTTTCTTGTTCATTCAGGACCTTGTAGCCTATCTACATCCCAGATTAGAAAAAAAGAGTTAGGACCGCTGTAATAAGCTATTGCCGCTTTTGAGTTGCAGTGAATGGACCCGTTACGGTTATTATTGTGTTGTCAATTCAATGACTGAACTCGTAAAACGATATTTAGAAGAAAAGGGTTCAACTTTTATTGAACCATTTTCAGTTTTGATTCGGCCAAAAAGAGGGATTTCTGAATCAtgtgaaaacaaatgtttttgttgttccaAATTATTCTTTGACCTGATTTTAGGATTTTCGTGTTAAACTGATTTAAAAACATGATGCCATTTTCCTGAGACCTATATCATCAAATTTACGCCATACAAGGTAAATAACATTTTTTGAGTGGACATTTACAACATTAGCTGGAGCAGTGTTATATATTGGCTTTTGTTTCAAGATACAACGTACCAATCAAATAGGCCTTACTAGTAACCCGATGTTGAGAAAGCAAACTATAGGGATATACAATTTTACAGCATATATACAACATAAGAATAAACatataatagtaataatataaATAGGCTACATAAAGAATTAAAGGAACTTCGGTTGGAAATAGGCTATAGTATTTTTACAATGACCCAAATAATAGTTGGAATGCTCTTAGTGTGGACATTTTGTTCATTTATTAGCAAACAAGAAACATATGGATTTATGTTCAATTTAGCTCAAGTTACAGTTCTGCACAATTGTTGAAAGTAGCCCAATGCTCATCGTGGCAAACCATCAGTCTAATACTCCACTTAAATACATGTATTTTCTTCTAACATCGCCAGTCTCCACAGAACGTAAAAACGCTTACATGATGACAATAATTAgtaatattattatttgtataatAATGGTACACGTTTAGTTTTTCTTATATTTTTCTTATTTGTATTACAGATTTTATTATATTCGTAATATGTGActattgttttttattgtgattaaaatgtatatgttaAGCCTAGAAGAACCTCTTGGCCAGGAAAGAAAAATATGAATCATCATCAGATGAAATGTGAAAGCATCGTTTTGCAGCATTTTGCCATTACTCCAAATGAATTATGGGGCTTGCATTTATTTGGTCTTCTGGCGAGCAAGATGAAGATGTAAAGGACATTAATATTTCAGCATTGTAATATATGATTGCCTGATGGCGTTTTTCAAGTCGTTTGTGACAGCAGTGAATCATCCTTTCTCACGAATAAATGAAACTTGAATCCCTTATCTGTATTTTTACCAGTCAAAATGGTTTAAATCTAGCCGAATGTGTGCAGGGAAAGAAATGTTGTCTGAGAAAGAAGTGACTGTTTAATAGCTATCATAGTGCTGCTATTGAAGAGACAACATTGCCTTGACCCTGAAGGTCAGCTAATAAAAGGTTCCTGACATATAAATCTTCTGAATGGTAAACCTTGCTTGTCTCTATTCTTTCCTCTTTTataatcacacacactttcattttctatttctccctatctctcactctttttctctactGTTTCTGTTGCACTCGCTCTCACTTTATCTTTCTttgtgcttctctctcccacacacacaaacacaacctcagCAGCCCTTACACCGTTCACCGTGGCAAGGCGTATAGGTCACCCCTACCAGAACCGCACGCCCCCGAAGAGGAAGAAGCCACGGACCTCCTTCTCCAGGGTCCAGATCTGTGAGCTGGAGAAACGCTTCCATCGGCAGAAATACCTGGCCAGCGCGGAACGAGCCGCACTCGCCAAAACCCTCAAGATGACAGATGCCCAGGTGAAGACGTGGTTCCAGAACCGCCGAACGAaatggaggtgagagagggagggaggtgagggagaggaggagaaggatggagatggagaaggatggagagaaacatATTAATTACGTGAATTCCTAACAGATGAGGACACAACTGTATAAGAACATGAAGATTTTTTATGTCTGAAACACGCAACCACTTGAATTTAACAAACATGACCGGCCTGTAATGTATAGGTGACTTGTGTCCCGAGCCAAATACTTTTCAGTGCAAACCTACAAAATATCTCTACAAATTCTTTCATGGTCTATTGTAGTCTTACATCTCACAGTGGGACCACCATGATGCTGTGGATGGGTACTGTCTgatttgttgtgtgtttgtggttgaccAGACTAATTGTGGGTGATTCAACCAGTCAAACCCTTGGCGAACCTCATGTTAAAACAGTCTCAAATTACGAGATACATGTTAATGATCTATCTAATACACTTCTTCTATATCTGTAGCCAAACCAGTCAATCGTCTACATTGAAATGAGACGCTTGCCTTCTCTTAACCTTCACCAATTCACCTGGCCCTTCATAAGTGAATCTAAACTTAGATTTGACACTTTGTTTAACAGACTTATATTAGTTCTGTGGACACCAGCCCACCCTCACACCTTGTCCTTGTTGCCAGGCGACAGACAgccgaggagagggaggcggagcGTCAGCAGGCCAATCGGCTGATGATCCAGCTTCAGCACGACGCCTTCCAGAAATCTCTGAGCGACTCGGTTCCTTCCGACCCGCTCTGCATCCACAACTCCTCCCTGTATGCCCTCCAGAACCTGCAGCCGTGGGCCTCCGAGGAGGGGGGCAAGCTGGGGGGGGTCTCGGCCCTCGtgtgacagggaggggggggcgaccAGGACCAGCCGACCCGCTCCGAGACCGGACGATGGAACGATGGACGCTAGCTTGAAGAGTTGCGAATACCAAGAACGAATTATCCAAATTCATTATAAATAATTATGTCTGTCGGAGTTTGAGTGTGAAAACGTacggaagccccccccccccatacttgAACAAGGGGGGCTGGGGATGACCCTGGGATCTGGCACCACGTCCAGGGAGGGTGGCATGGGAGCCTTTGGGGGGCGTGTGTGATGGCCGTCCCTGAAGAAGACCCATTAGCCTTCCAAACAACATGTGGACTGACTGACGCGGGACAGATTGCAGACATCATCCCTGCCTTCGTCCATCTGCTCCCAGACCACCACCCGCATTCCGGCCGTGTGGTCCATAACTGACCCTTGTCTGTTtgaggggattttttttttaaacgggAGGAGAAAACAGAGACTTTGGAAATATGACTTCTTCTTTTGCATGGAATCAAAGTTGCCATTCTCAAAAATATTGTGATTAATCAAATGGTTCCTATCAGGAAATCtcgatttaaaaaaataataattttcatTGGGATCAAGACAGATGATGGCTATCAGTCACTTTTTTCCCTCTTTAACTAAAGATGATATGATAACTTTTTAATATAATTAGACTATCTCTAAGAAAGGAAAATCAATGTGTACCATACTACGATATATTTTATAGTGGCATGATGGATCAGAATGGATGTTTGACTTGAAGTGTCATCAGTAAACAACCCGGTGTGTCCCGTCTCCAGAAACATGATGCTCATTGTACTGTTGCCAGAGAGTGTAGGCAATATTTATGCGAGGGCACACACAATCatgctctttctcacacacacacacataggctacacacacgcatgtacacacaaacataggctgcacgtttacacacacctctcatctCTGGCATGCAAAACTGCAATGGAATTATTGCGGTTTTGTTCATAATTGAACAAtcaattgttttttattatcatTCCTCAGCGTGAACATATGGTTTAAGGGCTACTGATAAATAAAAAAGACGAGGGGAAATTTTTATAAATTTGGAACCAATGACTGCAGATAATTAATTCAAATCGTCCAGGACTGGGTTCACTAGTTGCGTGAAGGTAGCAGCGATCAGGTTTAGGCCTGTTCAATGGGGGTGGGAAAACAACGGTTTACAGATGTAGGCTACGTAAACAGGTGTATCTTCAAAACTCATGCATCATACTTTGTATTTTATACATATGtaaataacaaaataattaAATCCTTTTTGTCATCGCTTTGTAtcatatttgagttttttcagcCTTTGTTTACAGTCATCATATTTTCCCCTTGAGGCTGATGGTCAAGTCTGTAAGACAGTCTGTACCTTCGTAGAAACGAGTAAAAATCCACATTTAATAACATGTAATACTGACGCACACAAAAAAATGGTCGCAAATCAGTTCTGACAATAAACTTTAACAGGAGCTGTTACCGTTAAAACCCAAACCTGGCATCAGCGGCATGTCCCGGGGGAATGTGATCCGAGTCGCACCAACGAAGACAGCAGTTACGATTTAGTTTTGGGCTGGCAATTTCACAATAAATATGCAATCCTGAACCATATCAC
This window of the Osmerus mordax isolate fOsmMor3 chromosome 19, fOsmMor3.pri, whole genome shotgun sequence genome carries:
- the tlx3b gene encoding T-cell leukemia homeobox protein 3b, giving the protein MDRTPSTSPTGASQPTQPAQHEPISFGIDQILGGTDQDGPQHTNRSGSDPGNSTSGGSYHLGSPTGASATPFTSLSGPFHGIASSYEESNAYGLNLTLTPGGVIRVPAHRPLAAAIPPPITSAVPGLSSLSFPWMESSQRFAKERFAAALTPFTVARRIGHPYQNRTPPKRKKPRTSFSRVQICELEKRFHRQKYLASAERAALAKTLKMTDAQVKTWFQNRRTKWRRQTAEEREAERQQANRLMIQLQHDAFQKSLSDSVPSDPLCIHNSSLYALQNLQPWASEEGGKLGGVSALV